Genomic DNA from Leptotrichia wadei:
ATATAAATTCTATATATCGGCTAACAAAAGATGACACAGTAGATTTTATCTACTCACTTCAAAGGGTGTTGCTTTTAACTACCCCCTAACAATTCGTTCAGTCATTTTGAGATGGCAGAAGTTTTGCCAACTGGATTCAATCAGTATCTTTTTCTTTTTTGTTAGTACTTCTATATAAAGCCTCGTTCATTTTATCAAATAAAAAGTTTTTCAAACTTTCAGCAGGTATTACGGGTTCGTTATCGTCTGGTGGAAGTTCTTCAACTTTATAATTTGATAGTTCTAATTTGAAATGATACTCAATAATATCAATAAGTTTTTCTAAAATACAACCAAAATTATCTAATGAAGTAGCATATTTTTCTTCATTTCTTTTAATATAAAGGTTATTTTCTTCTCCCAAAGTATCAGCGTTCATATAAATTTTATAACCAAAACTAACGATTAATTTTTCTAATATATCTTCACGATTTTCTTTTTCCATTTTTTCTTTATCATTATCAAAAAAAAGTTCTTTCCGTGTTTCGACATCTAAAACTTCATTAGATAGTCCTGGAATATCAATAATAAAACCCGCAAGCAATAACTTTGGAATATGCAATATTTCAATAATCTCTTTCGCTACTTCTAAAGGTATTTTACCATCTTTTTCATATCGCTTTATTGTATAGGGAGTTTTATTTAGTTTTTCCGCTAATTCTTTTTGTGTCATTTTCCTCGATTTTCTAAAAAATTTAACAGCTTTTCCCAGATGTTCAAAATCAATAAATTCTTCTTTTTTTTCCATTTTTTTCTCCATATTAATTATTAATTCTCTAATACTATAATATCAAAAAGTAACAAAAAAAGCAACTTTTTATATTTTTTATAAAAAATATATTGACTAAAGTAATAATATGTGTTACCATTATTTAGAAATAGGTAACATAAAATATTACTTTTAGGAGAGTGAGATAAATGGTAAACAACAAATTAAAGGGGAAATTAAAAGAATACAGTTTCAATTATGATAATTTTTCAAAGGTTATAGGATTATCAAAAACAGCATTTACCAATAAAATCAATGGAAAAGGTTTCAAAGACAAAGAAATTGCTAGAATGAAAAAGATCTTTAATTTAACCAATGATGAAGTAGTAGAAATCTTTATAAACGAATAAGGAGGCAAGGGAAATGATACAAAAGAACATCTTAAAATCAAAATTATCATTGAAAGAAAAGACACAAAAGGATTTAGCCAAAGCATTGGGATTATCCAAGGTTAGTGTAAGTAAAAAGGTAAATGGGCTGTTAAGATTTAGTTTACCTGAAGTGAAAAAGGTTAAAGATTATTTGGATCTAACTAATGATGAAGTTGTTGAAATATTTATAAATGGATAGGAGTGATAGAAAATGAAAGAACTAGCGATATTAGCGGGAAATAACAAAATAATGATTAACGGGATCGAGATTGAAACAAAAGAGTATAAGGGGCAAAGGGTTATAACGGCTTGGGATATAGCAAAATTACATGAAAGAGAACCAAGAGAAATCACACAGAACTTTAAATATATAAAAGATAAAATGATTTTAGGGTTAGATTATTTTACAATATCTAGAAATGAAATCTCTAAATCAAAAATTATGATCCAGGATTTTATACCAAACAACGTAAAGAAAATACAGTTATTTACCGAAAGGGGATATTTAAAACTAACCAAAACATTTACAGATGAGTTAAGTTGGAAAATACAAGATATGTTAGTTGAAAGTTACTTTATTGTGGTAACTGGGAAAATACAGCCTAAACAACTAACTAAAATAGAAGTCTTAAAAATGGCACTTGAAACAGAACTTGAAAACGAAAGATTGAGAAATGAAAACAAGGCCCAATGTGAAATAATAAAGGGGCTAAACGGAGAACTAGAGCCATATCAGTTAGAGGACATTATAAACAGAATTATAAGGGCAACTGGTGGAAACTATGGGGCTAAATACAATGAAGTTTATAGAGTGTTTAAAGAACGTTATCACATTGACTTAAAGACTAGAATGACTAACTACAACAAGACAGTAAGGGCAAAGGACAGATTTAAAAGCGTGCTTAAATATGCACTAGCCAATAACTACGGCAAAGACTTATTGAACGTAGTAACAACGTTATTTCCTGAAAGCGTAAGAATTGTAATGGACGGAATCAATCAAAATACAGGGCTAGGAAAAGATGAACCATTGTTATTGGATTGATCCGAAAATGGAAAGTTACGGTGTCGGAATGATACAGGAAATGAAGCCATTTTTGGCTTGAGTGGGCCTGCTATACACAGGTAATGGACAATTACAGTCAAATAAATTTTTGTGAAGTTTGTAGTATAATTTATAAAAAAATTTAAATTATAATTTGACAATTAAGACCTTACATAGTATAATTATAACGTAAGGACTTAACAGGAAAGGAAATAATTATGAAAACGGTAAGAAATGCGAAAGTTATTTTTAGCAAAATGGGAAATGGCAAAGGTGTAAGGCTGAACCTATCCGTACCGCTGTTAAAATCGTTAGGGATTGATGAAAATAATCGAGATGTAACGGTTGAATATGATGACGAAACAAAAACAGTTATCATAAAAAAATCATAAAAAAAACGTCCTTTATATCCTTACGAACACAAAGAACGTTGTAGTATAAACTACGTCGCAAATAGATTATACTACAAACTTCGCAAAAATGCAAAAAGAGTTTTGTAGTATTTTTTTATACCTAAATTTTAGAATAAGCAATTATAACACATATCAAAAAACAAATAAATAGGCATATTCAATATACTTCAGGCAATAAGAAAATACACTAATATTTGATTGTAGGTTAAGCGATGGGCTTAATAATTTTAAGATACAACGTGAACGGTGCTACGTAATGCTAGAACGGTTAAATTTAAATATTGAAATGGAGTGGTGGAAAATGAAACACAAATTTGAAGCATTGGAAATGGTAAACAAAAATAGCGAAAAGGCTAGAGAAAAAGAGGCTAAGAAAATCATTAACAGGCTAAAAAGAATGATTAAAGGCATTAATTAAGTTGATCCGAAGTTTTTGGGCGGATTTAATAAGCAAAATAAATTAAGATTAGGAGAGTGTTAGAGATGAAAATGAATGAAAGAAAAGAATTTTTTGAAGATGTTGTAATGGAAGTTACAGATGAAATATTAGAAAGTGGAACACACGGAGAAAGTGAAAGCCGTTTACTAAAAAAAGATGAAAAGATTAAAGATAAATTGGCTGAATTATTTACCTATGTAAAAATAGCAATAAACGAAATGAGAGATGAAACAAGCCGGAAAAGTGAAAAAGAAATATATGAAAAATACAGAAAAAATATTGAGAAAATGTATGTTGATGAAGTTTTGTGTAACAGTGTTATAGCTGTTGATATACTGGAAAAAGCAGAAAAAATAACAAAAAAGGCATTTAATAAATAGGAGTGATAGGGAATGGAAGCAAAAGCGGAAGGAATGGAAGAAAGTATAATAGAATGGGCAAGTTTTGAATTTGAAGTAGAGAACAAAGAAAAATTGGACATCATTTTTAATGAACTAAAAAGCAATAAAAAGGCAAGTGATTTATTGGTACATTTGATTAATGGCGTGCAAGATACGTTCTTTGAACTAGGGAAACAAGTGGCTAAAATAGAAAATATGAAAATGAGGGGATAAAAATAGAGTTATTAGAAATACTAGAAGCAGAACTATTGGAAATACCTGAAACAGAATTAATAGAACTAGAAAATATAGAAATAGGAGTGAATGAAAATGAAAGCGATCCAGAAAAATAAAACGATAACAAGCCTAGAATTATTAAAGAAAATCAATGAGTTAAGGGAAAAGGAATATTTAGAAAAGGCAAAGGCTGGAACATTAACTGAAGCTGAAAGAAAAAAAGGGAAAGCAGTTAAATTAAAACATAAAAGTTTTTTAAATGTGATAAGAGATGAATTTGAAAACGAAATCACTGGGCAAAATATTTTGCTTAGTGAAAACTTAGAAAGTAATAATGAAAAAACAGGTCTCCAAAATATTTTGGAGACCTCACAGCAAAAATTATTATCAGTAAATAAAAAAATCACTAACGTTAAAATTTACGTGAGTAAATACAAAGATAAAAGCGGAAAAGAAAATGAAATGTTTGTATTGGCACTTAATCAAGCCAAACAAGTGCTAATGAGGGAAAGCAAATATGTGAGAAAAGCCGTAATTGGATATATAGACTACCTAGAGAACCAAAACAGACAATTAGAGGAACTTGCAAGGCTTCAGGCAAGGGAATTGGCTAAAGCGACTAGGAACATTGAAACGTTGAATATAAAGGCCCTTTTATATTACGGCAAGGTAAGCAAACCTAAACAAAAGTTTCACTATATCCATTATACAAATTTAGCCAGAGATATAGCAGGAATACCGAAAGGGCTTAAAAGAGATGAATTGACACAAGGGCAACTAGGAATATTACAGCAAGTTGAATTAATAATGAGCGCTGTTATAAACGAATGTATAAACGAACAAATACCATTTACACTTATATATCAGGAAGTTAGAGAACGTACCGAAATCAAAGCCAGAGTGCTGTTAAAGGCATTGCAAAAGATTGAAAGTGTAGACAATGGGCCTGTATGGAGTTTGGAATATTCAGAAAATAAGGGGGGAAATAGTTATGAACAGTAATGAAAGAGCGAAAGTTATAATTGAAGGATTTAAAAAATTAACTTTGGAACAAATGGAACAAATGCTAATCAAATTAGGAATACCAACAGATAGGAAAATAGGGAGTGATGAAAATGGTGGAAAAGAATATGCAAAGCGTTAAAAGAAGTGTTAAAAGAATAATGGATCATAAAAATTACAACGAGGATATACAAGCCGTATTAGATAAACTTAACGAGGAAATAGACGATTATAGGCTATATGAACGGCATTTAAGAAGTGTTTACGAACTAATGGAACTAGGTATCAGAATAACAGTGGCGGCATATAATTAAAGCAGGATCGGAGAAATAAAAAATGATAGAATTTGAAATATTAAAAGAAGTTACATTGGCAATTAACCAGGATAGAGAAAAGAAAAAGGCAGAAAAGATTAAAGAATGGAAAGCACGGGCTAATAATGTGTCAGAGTATATATGCAGTCTGCCTATATCACACAGCCAAAGAAATCAATTAGTGGATAAAATACCGATTTATTAGATGTTGCATTGGACTGGAAAGCATTAGAAGCGGTAATAAACGAAAGTAATGCAATTATGAAAATATTTGATGAGGACAACGAAGACAATGGAGAAAAATTATCATAGTATAATGGGGGTGAATAAAGGTGAAAGAAGTACATTGTAAGCACTGCGGAGCATTTTTATTTGGAATTGAAAGCGATTGTAAATATTATGTTACAAAGTGTAAAAAATGCGGTGTAATAAACCGTGGAAGCACTTCGCAGGTATTTAAGCCAAAGAAAAAGAATGAAAAATAAAAAAATGGCTTGTTATAACAACGTAGAGGGGAGTTATAGCAAGCGATTCTAATAAGATTGGTGTGTAATTTTACATATCAATTATACCATATCACAGCAATTAAAACAATAAAAAGCCCCTATTTTTAAAAATGATAACAAATAAAAAATATTAAATACCATAACAAATTTTATAATTTTTGAATAAAAGGAAGTATATAAAAATGTAAGATTAATAAAATATTAAATAAAAATATATAAATAGAATTGGGTAAAATTTTTTTGTTTTCTTTATATAGTTATAATGGGATTGAATTTTACATTTTTAATCATTTTTCATTCAAAGATATAGCCTATATAGCATAAATAAAGGCTTTGAATATGAAATAAACTATATAATTCTAAGGAAAAGGCTAATAAAAAGATGATAATGTTGATGTTTTATTGTTGAAAAAAATAAGAGATAATTTATTCAGGAAAATGATTGGGAGAATGCACGACAAATTTAACATTTTGATAAAGATTGGGTAGGAAGTGAAAAGAATGGAAAAAAAGGGGAATTATCCTAAGCGTTACAGATACACAGAAGCGGAAACAGATAGGATAATAGAGATATTAGAAATCATAGAAGAATACAGAAAAACAAATGAAGTTGATGAAATAATGGAATGTATAAACAATGAACTTTTATACGGTTCAGGGGAAATAAATTATGTTACGAGATGTAAACGGCAAACGTGTCCATTATGCAGGGAAAACAGAAAATATAAGACATATTTAAAATTAAAAGAAAAGGTAGCCAAACAAAATGGAATCCGCTATATATTGATGACATTTAACGGCAGGGAAATAGGAGATTTAACAAAACTAAGTGATGAAGTTGGGGAAAATAATAGCATAGTGGCACGGATTGTGAGAAAAAAGAGCATACAAGCGATAATGTTGGGGTATATAAAGATAGTTGAAATATCGTACAACAAATATTCAAAGCGATTATTGCCACATGTACATTTATTGTTAGCAGTTAAAGAGGACTTTAAAGAACATTGGATCAGAAAAAAAGAGATAGACAAACTAGAAAAGACTTGGAAAAAATGGAAAAAGGAAACCATAACAAACGCTATTGATGTAAAAATAGTGAAAGATACTGAAAAAGATATTGATACAGTATTAAAGTACATAACGATAGTAAACAAAAAGCGTATAATGAATCTAAATGATATGGAAATAAGGGCCTTTTTTGAAATGATAAACGAAAGAAAAAGGCTTTTTACAACTTCAGGGATATTCAAATAAAAATAAACATAAGATATTACAAGTGATAAAAAATATATTGATTTATTAAAAGAATGATATTAAAATACAAAGGCAAGTAGTGCCTAATTAGTTAGATTTTTGGATTGGTGGGAAATATGAAAAGAAAAAAGAAAGCAAATAGGCAAGGGAGTGTAACAAAGACAAAGAAAAACAAGCCGTATTGGGTAAGGGTTACCGATCCAGCCACAGGGAAACGAAAATCGCTTGGAATGTATGCGACAAGGACAGAGGCACAGGAAATATTAAATAATTATTTGGTAAATCCTTATGAGATAGACAACAGCAAGATTATATTTAGCGAACTGTATAAACTGTTTATCAGCAACCAAAGGGAAATGGTAAAAAAAGCAACCCTTGACAGTTATAAGAACAGCTACAAAAGATGTGAGCCGTTACATAGCCTAGTATTCAGGGAAATAAAAGGCCCGCAAATGCAACAGGCTATAAACAACTTGAATACAAGTTCAGCGACAAAGCAAATAACGAAGAACTTTTTAACAACGTTATTTAACTATGGAATGGAACTTGAAATAATAACCGTAAATAGAGCCAAGTACATCAAAATACCTAAAGAATCAGTACAAAAGGAAAAAAATATATTTAGCAGTTATGAAATACAGAAACTATGGAATAATATTAGCACACAATGGGTTGACTATATTCTAATTATGATTTACACAGGAATGAGGATTGGGGAACTTGCTGGGCTAAAAAAAGAAAACGTTGACCTATTGCAAGGCTTCATAAATGGCGGGAACAAGACAGAGAAAGGAAAACACCGACAAATACCGATACACAAGGATATTTTCCAATTAATTAAAGGCTTGTATGAGAAAAGCCCAACAGATTATTTGCTATACAACCAAAATTGGGTTTTTAAGAAAAAGGAAAAGGAAAATAAGCCGTTACGGATTAATTTTTTCCGTGAACATTTTTACAAAACATTGGAATCTCTAGGAATGAACCACAAGCCACACGATTGCCGAAAGACCCTGAGCACTCTAATGAGCCGACAGCAATTAACAACAACAGCCATAACGAATATATTAGGACACGAAAACATTGAAACCACGAACAAGTTTTATATTAAGACAGATAAGGAAAACTTAAAAGCTGAAATGAACAATATAAAATTTTATTCGGATGAAAGCAATATGACAAATTAACAGACTTGAAAAGGTAACCAACGGGTAACCAA
This window encodes:
- a CDS encoding protein rep, which produces MEKKGNYPKRYRYTEAETDRIIEILEIIEEYRKTNEVDEIMECINNELLYGSGEINYVTRCKRQTCPLCRENRKYKTYLKLKEKVAKQNGIRYILMTFNGREIGDLTKLSDEVGENNSIVARIVRKKSIQAIMLGYIKIVEISYNKYSKRLLPHVHLLLAVKEDFKEHWIRKKEIDKLEKTWKKWKKETITNAIDVKIVKDTEKDIDTVLKYITIVNKKRIMNLNDMEIRAFFEMINERKRLFTTSGIFK
- a CDS encoding DUF739 family protein, which gives rise to MVNNKLKGKLKEYSFNYDNFSKVIGLSKTAFTNKINGKGFKDKEIARMKKIFNLTNDEVVEIFINE
- a CDS encoding helix-turn-helix domain-containing protein, which gives rise to MIQKNILKSKLSLKEKTQKDLAKALGLSKVSVSKKVNGLLRFSLPEVKKVKDYLDLTNDEVVEIFING
- a CDS encoding helix-turn-helix domain-containing protein: MEKKEEFIDFEHLGKAVKFFRKSRKMTQKELAEKLNKTPYTIKRYEKDGKIPLEVAKEIIEILHIPKLLLAGFIIDIPGLSNEVLDVETRKELFFDNDKEKMEKENREDILEKLIVSFGYKIYMNADTLGEENNLYIKRNEEKYATSLDNFGCILEKLIDIIEYHFKLELSNYKVEELPPDDNEPVIPAESLKNFLFDKMNEALYRSTNKKEKDTD
- a CDS encoding ORF6N domain-containing protein; this translates as MKELAILAGNNKIMINGIEIETKEYKGQRVITAWDIAKLHEREPREITQNFKYIKDKMILGLDYFTISRNEISKSKIMIQDFIPNNVKKIQLFTERGYLKLTKTFTDELSWKIQDMLVESYFIVVTGKIQPKQLTKIEVLKMALETELENERLRNENKAQCEIIKGLNGELEPYQLEDIINRIIRATGGNYGAKYNEVYRVFKERYHIDLKTRMTNYNKTVRAKDRFKSVLKYALANNYGKDLLNVVTTLFPESVRIVMDGINQNTGLGKDEPLLLD
- a CDS encoding tyrosine-type recombinase/integrase, which codes for MKRKKKANRQGSVTKTKKNKPYWVRVTDPATGKRKSLGMYATRTEAQEILNNYLVNPYEIDNSKIIFSELYKLFISNQREMVKKATLDSYKNSYKRCEPLHSLVFREIKGPQMQQAINNLNTSSATKQITKNFLTTLFNYGMELEIITVNRAKYIKIPKESVQKEKNIFSSYEIQKLWNNISTQWVDYILIMIYTGMRIGELAGLKKENVDLLQGFINGGNKTEKGKHRQIPIHKDIFQLIKGLYEKSPTDYLLYNQNWVFKKKEKENKPLRINFFREHFYKTLESLGMNHKPHDCRKTLSTLMSRQQLTTTAITNILGHENIETTNKFYIKTDKENLKAEMNNIKFYSDESNMTN